GCAGTAACCACAGGCGTTACCGGAGTTGAAACTTCACTTTTCCCGTTTGCGTCAACCGTACTCGCCGGTGTATTAATCGCCGCCTCCGGCGCAACAGGGGTTTGTTCGCTTGCCGCCGGCGCACTCATGCTGACCGGCAATACCTCTTTCGCCGCTTCCTCCGCGCCATATGCCGTATGGCTCCACGCTGTCGTCAATAGCGTCAGTGCTCCAATGATCATTCTTGTCTTGATTTGCGATTTCACGTAACCAGCTCCTGTTTTTTATTTCATTGGAAGATTATATCATGCCTACCTTTGCATCATTCATTTAAAAAACTTACAAAACGCTTACAAAACACGTCATATATTCTTCAGTTTTCCTTGACATTTTCTTGACGGAATCTGGCCGCAAACTGAATATCACAAACGTATTCTAAATGTAGGAAGATAACCGCTCTCCCCTTCGGCAATTGCAGCATAAAGGATGTGTTCAGACATGAAAAAGAAACTTTTCCTCTTATTGGCTCTCGCAGTAAGCACGACGCTCTTCCCGACAAACGCCCTGGCGCATGGCGATGATGAACACCACCGCCCGGAGCGCCGTTCGCATCACGAACGCGCCTGGCAGGAACACCGTGAAGACTGGGAACGTTATGACCGCGAGTGGCGCGAACGCCGCGAGGATCGCGCCTGGCGCGAAGAGCAGCGCGAAAACCGCCGCGAGTGGTACCGCTGGCATGAAGAGCACGCCGAGCTGAACCGCATTCACGTGCAAATCGGCAATCTTGACATCGATCTCTAGCGTACGAAGCTCATAAGCAGGCTGGAAACCGGCTCTTTTGCCCGTTCCTAGCCTGCTTTTCCGTTAAAGCGTTCGCCTTTCGCTTCCAAGCGCTTGCATCTGCGCCAAAAGCGCCGTATAGTGTAGCTGATACTATTCGTGCCGCCGAGGTGTTTATGACAACGTTGCAGTCGACCGATTCCAGCATTCTCTCTTTGCTCGTCTTACTCCTCCTCTTTTTCCGCTCTTACCGCAAGAGCGAGCGCGCCCATCTGCCCAACCGACTCTTTCTCGCATTAATCCTCAGCAATATGGCCCTGCTCGTCATCGATCTTCTCGGCTGGGCCTTCAACGGCCTGCCGGGCCTATTTTATTTCCAGCTTAACCGCGCTTTCAATCTTCTTTTGTATGTCGCCGAGCCGCTCGCGCCATCGCTCTGGATTCTTTACACCACCCTACAGGTGCTGCGCGATGAAAGCCGTTTGCGCAAGACCGCGCTGCTCCTGCTGCTTTTCCTGCTGCTCAATGCCGTGCTTGCACTTTGCAGTTTGAAAACCGGCTGGTTCTTTTTTGTCGATCCTGCCAACCTCTACCATCGCGGCGAGTATTTCTTTTTTCACGTCGCCTACTGCTACGCGCTTTTTCTTTATTCCTTCTTCTTTGTTCTGACGCAGCGCGCTTTAGTTGAAAAGCGTTATTATTATTCGCTGCTCTTCTTTGCCTTGCCGTCGTTCATCGGTACGACGCTTCAAATGTTTCACTATGGCGTTTCCTATAATTGGAGCGGCATGATGCTTTCGGTTTTGATCGTCTATCTGAACATTCAGGATCGCAGTCTGAATACCGACTACCTGACCGGCGTCTACAACCGACGCCAGCTCGACCGTTATCTGGCGTCAAAGATCAAGAACAGCCGCCTGCACGCTCCGTTCGGCGCGATCCTGATCGATCTCAACAATTTCAAAGAGATCAATGACGCTTTCGGTCACACGACCGGCGACGATGCCTTGAAAGAAGCCGCAGCACTCTTTCAGGACAACCTGCGTGAAAACGATTTTATCGCCCGCTTCGGCGGCGATGAATTCGTCATCATCTTGGATAGCCTGTCGCACGAAGAATTGATAAAAACGGCAGAACGCCTCAACGCGGCGGCAGAAGATTTCAATCGTCGCGTTGGCAAAAGCTACCGTTTGTCTTTCTCGCTCGGCTACGCCATATATGACGCAAGAACCGCTTTGACGCCCGATGCTTTTCTGCAGCATATTGATTCACTCATGTACGAAGACAAAAAAACGCCACGCGGCTGACTCGACTATCGGCCCAGAAAAACCAAGCGGTTTTTCTGGGCCGTGCTGTTTTTTCGTTTCGCAAAACTATTTTTTGTGTAAAACTTTTCCATAAATGGTATAATGATTGCAATAGCGCGCGGCATCTTTTGCCGCGACATCGAGACTGCAGCATCGGATGGTGAGGCCATGAGTTTGCAAAAAAAAGCGCGTCGTGCTTCTTTGCTTGTTTTGCTAACGCAGGTTTTAACCTTTCTGGCCGTCGATTATTGGCTTGGTTCTGCGCTGGTCAGCGGTCGCTGGCTGGAATTGCTCGCCGCTTTGACGCTGCTCTGCGCGCCGCCGTTATTGCTGTATTGCTGGTTTCTGCAACGTAAAGTGTTGGCGCCGCTATCGCAGCTAACGCAAGGCATCCAAAATATCGATCTGAGCACGGATCACTGGAACCGTCTCTATTTTCAATCCGGCGACGGCGAAGTGGCGCAGGTTTCGCAGGCAGTAAACCAGTTAATCGATCGCCTCGCTTACTACCGCGGTACAATGGTAGATGAGGGGTTGCGCTATAAAGCGTTGCTCGAGCAAAGTACGGAAAGCATTTTTACCGTAAATCCCGTCAGCGGTCGGATTATTCAAGCCAATCCGAGCTTCGCCGCGTTTGTCGGGCGCGAGAATGTCATCGACAGTTTTCTCTGGGATGTGTTTCAAAGCCAACGCGAAGTGCTCGAACAGCATGCCAAGGCCATCTTGGAAAAAGGTTCGCTAGTTCTGCCGTCAGTCACGCTGCGTCTTTGGGATGGTTCGTGGCGCAACGTTGAAATCCGTTGCTCTTTGATTCTCTATAACGGGCAGGAATTGGTGCTTGTCAGTTTATCCGACATGACCGAATATCACCTTTTTCAGGAAGAACTGCGTAATGATCTGGCCCGCGCCGAACAATTACAGCGCAATTTTCTGCCGCCGGATCTTGACAACGATCTTCTGCAAATCCGCTGCATTTTTCACTCCTGCACCGGCATCAGCGGTGATTTTTACGATTACTTCTGGGATCCGCGCGAACGCCGTTTAAAAGGCTTCCTGCTCGACGTCTGCGGACACGGCGTCGCGACCGGCATGCAGGCTTCACTAACCGCTGCCTTTCTTTGGTATGCGGTCCACCTGCCCGGCAGCCTCGGACAGAAACTGCGCTGGGTCAATGAAAAGGCGTTGCGTTATTATCCGGAAGATTCCTTTGCTACCGTATTCTATTTCGAAGTCGATCTGATCGGCAAAAAGCTGCATTATGTGACTGGCGGCGTCAATTATTTCCTCGCATACTGCGCCGGCGAACGAAAGATCGTAGAAACAGCGTCTTCCTTGGTCGGCGTGGACCAGAAGCCGCTTTTCAAGCAGCAAAGCTTTGAAATAAAAGCCGGCGATTGTTTTTATTTCACAACTGACGGCCTCTTCGACGCCTATCCCCGCTGCGAAGAAATCGGCTTGGATCATTTCTCCGACGTGGTGCGGTTTTTGAAAAAAACTGCGCTGCAACCGGTCTGCCGCGACGATGCTTCGGCAATTTGCCTGCGCATTTGCATGCCGCAGGATGGCAAGCGTTGGGCAGTTCTGACAAAATTATTGGATTTGACGCTGAACAGTTTGGATGATTTCGCAGACGCGGTCGAGGAAATCGCCGTCTGTCTACGCGAGATCATGAAAAGCGACGGGGTTAGCCTTTTTGAAATCGCCGTACATGAAGCCATCAATAATGCGTTGTTAAACGGCCGGGATAAAGCAGGACGGCTCGAAGTCCGTCTCACGATTTATCTGCTGCACGCGACGACTTTGGTCGTGGAGGTGCGCGACGGCGGTCCCGGTTTTCCGGCACAAATGATCCTGCGTCAACTTTCCCGTTTAGGTCAGGCGGCTTTTGACAGCGGTGCGTTGTCAGACTGCGGCCGCGGCATCAGCATCATGCTTTTGGCAGCCGACTCGCTCAGTTACAACCGAAAGGGGACGCGCGTGCGGCTGCTTAAGGATATCGTCAGGCAAGGCAGATAAGAAAATGGGGAGATGATAGCGTGCTGAAAGATTTGCGAATCAAACACAAGCTGTTGCTGATCATCCTGGGCTTTCTCTTGATCGGCTGCGGCATCGCGGTCGGATTGTCCATGTATTTTTTTAACCAATATGTCGCTGCCGCAACGCAAGAAGGCGCGGCCAACGGCATGGAAGGCCTTGACGCTTTGCTGAGCGAGTACCGTTCAAACGCAGAAAGCAGCGCTAAGCTTCTAGCTGCCAATCCCGATCTGATCGCCGCACTGGCGTCGAAAGACAGTGCACGACTCTTGCAAGTTGCCGCACCGCTCGCCAAACATACCTCACTCGATTTTCTTACGCTCACCGATGAGAGCGGCACCGTCATCGCACGCACGCATGCACCAGAAAAAAAAGGTGACGTCATTACCGACGAAGCCAACGTCAAACAAGCACTGCAAGGTAAAATCACTTCTGCCGTTGAACCCGGCACAACGGTGAAACTTGGCATCCGTTCCGGCGTACCCGTCCTTGACAAATCCGGCAAATTGGTCGGCGTGGTCAGTGCCGGTTATAATCTTGGCAAGGATTCGCTCGTCGATACGATCAAAGAACTTTATAATGTCGACGCCACCGTTTTCAACGCGGATGTCCGTCTCTCTTCCACGATCCAAAAGGATGGCAAACGGATCGTCGATACCAAACTGGATCCGGCAATCGCCGCGGTCGTTCTTGGCCAGGCTAAACCATACCAAGGTACGGCTCAAATTCTCGGCCAACCCTATCGCACCGTCTATAAGCCGCTGCTCGATTGGGAAAACAAACCGGTCGGTCTTATTTTCAGCGGCAAAAGTCAGCAGAGCGCGAATAGCGTCCTGCAAAATTTCCTCTTTTCCGTCGGCGGAGCCGTTCTCCTGATTCTCCTTTTTTGCAGCGGCGCGGCAGTCTTGTTGGCAGCCCAAATCACCCGTCCGATCGAGACATTGCAAAACTTGATGAGCAACGCCAGCCATGGCGATTTATCGGTCCGTTCGAGCGTGACGTCGCGCGATGAAATCGGCCTGCTTTCCGCCAGTTTCAACGCGATGCTGGAACGCCAGGCACGCGTCGTTTCGGTCGTAAAGAGCTCCGCGCTCGAAATCGCCGCCGCGTCGGAAGAACTGGCGGCCACCAGCGAAGAAGCGAACGCCAACAGTCATCTGATCGCCGACGACGTAGCGGGCATCGCGAAGAGCAGCGATGTCGAATTCAATGCAATGATGGAAGTATCCCGCGTTTTGCTGGAACTGTCGTCTTTGATTCAACTGGCTAAAGACCGTTCTTTGAGCGCTAAGGAAAGTTCGCAAAATACGCTGCAATCGGCACAACATGGACGCAGCACGGTAAATGATGCGATCGGCATCATGGGGAGGATTCAGGCGCAGGCGACCGAAGGCGAAACCGTGATCCGTCAGATGGATGAATACGCGAGCAAGATCGGCGACATCAGCAGCACGATTACCAATATTGCGCAACAGACCAATCTGCTGGCGCTTAACGCGGCGATCGAAGCGGCGCGAGCCGGCGAGGCCGGACGCGGTTTTGCGGTCGTCGCCAATGAAGTCTCCAAGCTGGCCGAACAGTCGAATCGCGAAGCGGGCGAGGTCGGCTCTTTGGTCGAAAAAGTCTCAGCCTGTACAAGCCAGGCGGTTCTTGCCATGCAGGAAACACGCCGCCAGGTCGAGGAAGGCGGCGTAAGCGTCAATAACGCCGGTGAAGCATTGTCGAGCATACTGACTGCGGTCAATGCGACGGTCACTGAAATGCAGTCGATCTCTGAAATCACGAGCGAAGAAGTGGCTTCCTCAGAAAAAATCGTCAACCTGATTAATACGGTCTCCAGCAAGATCGAAGAAACCAAAGGAGCGGCGGAGCATACCGAAGGTGCCGCCAGTGAAGTCGCGCAAGGCATCGAGACGGTGGCAGCCAGTACGGAAGAACTGGCTGCACTGTCGAACGAACTGCGTCGTTCGGTTGAAATGTTCAAAGTATAGGAGGGAAAACGATGATGTCCATGAGAAACGGAGACAACTATCTGAAACTCGAGCCCAAAGGCGGCATTTACGTACGTGAAGCGGGCAAACTGCGCGAAGAGATGCTGGCCGCTTTCGAGAAGGGACAGTTTCATTTCGACCTGGACTTGAGCGGCGTAACGCATATCGACAGTGCGGGACTCGGCGTGCTGATCCAGATTCATAAACGGGTCGAACCGAAAGGCGGCGAAGTCGTGATTCGGGGCTTAAGCGGCGCAGTCAAAGAACTCTTTTATCTGACGCGCATGGATCGCACGTTTCGGATCGAGTAATTATATTGAAGAAAAAGGTCCGGCAAATTTTCGCTTTGCCGGACCTTTTCCTTTGTGCTATACTGGCGGCATTGAGGAAGAGGAGGTTTTTATGTCCAACTTATTAATCCGCGGCGTCCGCTACGACGATGTCGTGCAGATCGCCGCCATAGAAAAAATCTGCTTTCCTGCCGCCGAAGCCGCAGGCCAGGACTCCTTCGCGGCTCGTATCGCCGCTTTTCCCGATTCTTTTTTCGTTGCCGAATTTGACGGTGCGATAATCGGCTTCATTAACGGCTGTGCGACAAACAGTCCTGTCCTATATGATGAACTATTCCACGATGCAACGCAGCATCTGCCAGACGGCGAAAATCTGACCGTTTTCGGTCTGGATGTATTGCCTGAATGTCGCAGGCAAGGCATCGCCGCTCGCTTAATGCGCCATTTCATCGAAACGGCTAGGAAAAATGGCAAAAAACGGGTCTTATTGACCTGCAAAGAGGCATTAGTTCCGTATTATGCCTCCTTCGGTTATAAGAACGACGGCCTTTCCGCCTCGACGCACGGCGGCGCGGAGTGGTTCGATATGACGCTTACCCTGTAATGCGCCGTAAGACAACTTCTTTTGCCTAACGTATTGCTTGGCTAAACCGCTTTCCGCCGCCTGCAGGAAGCGGTTTTTCTTATCTTTGTGCGCTTCGCACAACGTCGCGCCGGAATATTTCGTCATTTATCATCCGCTGTTTTGCTCTGCTTCTTTGTTATAATTAGAGAGACGAAGAATACCATACTGTTCGTTTAAGAAAGGAGTTTTACCATGACGCTAGACAAAACCAGTCTTGTAAACCGTTTTCTTTCGTACACCCGCTTCGACAGCCGTTCCGACGCTGCGTTCGACTGCTGTCCCAGCACACCGGGGCAATTGGTATTGGCCAAACATCTGGCCGCTGAATTGAAGGAACTGGGCCTTAGCGACATCCGGCTCGATGAGAACGGTTATCTTACGGCCACATTGCCGGCCAACGGCTGCCCAAATGCGCCGACCGTCGGCCTGCTGGCCCATTTCGACACCGCGCCGGATTTTGCCGGCAAGGACGTCAAGGCCAGAATCGTTTCTTATCAGGGCGGCGACATCACACTCAACGAGGATCCTGCGATCATCATGACAACGGCCGACTTTCCCGAACTGAGTCAATATGAGGGACAAGATATCATCGTCACCGACGGCACGACTCTGCTCGGCGCGGACGACAAAGCCGGCATCGCCGCAATCGTTAGTGCCATCGAATATCTCATCCATCACCCTGAAATCCCGCATGGCACGATCCGTCTTGGCTTCACGCCGGACGAAGAAATCGGGCGCGGCGCCGACCGTTTTGATGTAGCCGCTTTTGGCGCCGACTTCGCCTATACGATCGACGGCGAGGGACTCGGCGGCATCGAATACGAGAACTTCAACGCCGCCAACGCCAAATTGCTTATACATGGACGCAACGTCCATCCGGGTGCATCGAAGCACAAGATGATCAATGCGCTGACGATCGCCGCAGAATTCCAAATGATGCTGCCGGCCGGAGAGAAGCCGGAATACACCGCTGATTATGAAGGATTTTTTCATGTGAACCAAATGAATGGTTCGGTGGAAAGCGCCGAATTGAAGCTGTTGATCCGCGATCATGACCGCGCCAATTTTGAAAAGCGCAAGCGCTACCTCACTTCTCTCGCGCAATTACTGAACGAAAAATATGGTTCCGGCACGTTGGAACTGGAGATCAAGGATTCTTATTATAATATGCGTGAACAAATCGAACCGGTTTTTCATGTCGTCGAGCTTGCCTGCGAAGCGATGAAGGCAGTCGGTCTAGAGCCGAAGACTACGCCGATTCGCGGCGGTACCGACGGAGCGCGTCTATCTTTTATGGGTCTGCCTTGTCCGAATCTGTTTAGCGGCGGTCATAACGCCCATGGCAAATTTGAATTCCTGCCGGTTCCTTCCCTGCTCAAAGTCGCCGAAACCGCAGTTGAGGTTCTGAAACTGGCCGGTCAAATAAAAAAGAAATAGGAGGAATATCATGTCTGAACACAAACACAGCAGCGCACCTGCCGAACCGCCAATGTCACCGCATCAGGAGTACCAGGAAATCAACCCTTATGTCGTATTTTGGGGTTTGTTTTACGCCGCGTTATTCGCGCTCGCGGTCGGCTATCTTTGTCTGAAGATCGGCCAGACGGTCGACGCTTTCGCACCGGTCTCCATTTTGGCTATGGGCATGGGCGCGGTTTTGAAGCGCAAGAACGCGTTTCCTGAAAACGTGCATATCCAGGCTATCGCCAGCGCCGGCACGAATATCTTAGGCGGCGCAATGTTCATCATTCCGGCCTTGTTCATTCTTAACTCGCCGACAATGAACTTCTTCCAGTTGGCCGCGCCGATCGTACTCGGCGGCATCCTCGGCGTCTTTCTCTCCACCATCTTCCGCCGTTATTTCTGCGAAGAGATGGCGGACGTTTATCCATTCCCTGCCGGACGCGCTGCGGCCGAGGTACTGACCTCCGGCGAAGGCAGCAAAGCCAAGCTGATGATCTTCAGCGGCGCGATTGCACTGATCTATGATTTCATCCTCAACAGCATCGGCTGGTGGCAAGAGATCATCTCGAGCGCCACGTTCTCGCTTGGTCAACAAATCGCTTCGAAATATAAACTGGTCTTCAACCTCGACAACGAATCGGCGCTGCTCGGCATCGGTTATTTCACCGGTCTGCGTTATGCGGCAATCATCGCCGCCGGTTCGTTCTTCTCCTGGTTCGTTTGCATTCCGGTTCTTTATTATCTGGCCGGCGATCATCACATGATCCTGAAGGGTAAAGATATCCTCTTGGCTGATGCGCCGATCCGGGCGGTATTTTCCACCTATGTCCGCCATATCGGCATCGGCATGCTTGCAATGGCCGGTATCATCGGCCTCTTATCGATGTCCAGCGTCATCAAGAACGTAGTCCGCGCAGCGATCGCCGAAATGTCGAAAGCGCCGAATGCGGCGCGTCAGACGCTGCTGCGTACGCAACGCGACATCCCAATGCCGCTGCTTGTCGCAGGCATCTTCGGCATCCTGCTCTTGTTCACGCTGTATTTCCACGTTTACTTCTCCGAAAGCATGCTGCAAACGGGACTCGCACTCGGCATCGTGCTCATCTTCACCTTTTTGCTCTCGGTCGTCGGCATCAGTTCGATCGCCTTTACCGGTACCGAACCGGTCTCCGGCATGACGATCTTTATGATCATCGTCGCCTCGGTCGTTTTGGGCAGCGCCGGCATGCATGGCGACATGGGCATCGTTGCAATCCTGATGATGGCCTCCTTCCTCTGCACCACGCTGGCCGTGGCCGGCAACTTTATGTCTGAACTGAAGGTAGCGAACCTTCTCGGCGCGACGCCGCGTAAGATGGAACAATGGCAGTTGGTATCGGCAGCAGTATCCGCCCTGGTCTCGATCGGCGTCATCTTGCTGCTCAATCAGGCTTATGGCTTCGTCGGTCCGAGCGCACTGCCCGCACCGCAAGCCAACGCAATGGCCGCAATCGTTAAACCGCTGATGGAAGGCGGTGCCGCACATTGGCCGCTCTACATGGCCGGCGCGTTCTTCGCCGTCATCCTTTGGATGGTGAAAGTTCCGCCGCTGGCGTTCGCACTCGGCGCTTACCTGCCGATGGAAATCAACACGCCGCTCTTAGTCGGCGGCTTGATCTCCTACTTGGTCACGAAGAGCAGCAGCAATGAGAAGCTCAGCGCACTGCGCTTCAATGTCGGCAGCACGATCGCTTCCGGTCTGATCGCAGGCGGCGCACTCGGCAGTCTGCTCAGCGCGGTCGTACGCATCCTGGGTTATGATTTCTTCCTCGAAGCCTGGTCGGAAACGCCGGCCGCAACCTATCTCGGCGTCGTGGCCTACCTTGCACTTTGCGCTCTGCTTTACGGCAAAGCGGTAAGCGTCAAGAAAGTCGCTGCCGAATAAAAGGCGCCGATAAAAAACGGTCCCGACAGGCAAAAAGCCTGCCGGGACCGTTTCTCTGTTATTCGACGATTACGTCATCGTACTTGAAGAGGCCGAGCGGCGTCAGTTTGAGGCCGCTGACGCCTTTGCGGCTGACGACGCCGAGGCTGGGGTGATAAATGAAAATCCAGGGCGCGTCCTTTACGATTTCCCTTTGGATTTCGCGGTACTGTTCCTTGCGACGCTTCGGATTGATGATCGTCATCGCGTCCGCAAGTTTCCGGTTGACCGATTCGTTGTTGTAACTGGAACGGTTCGTCTTCAGGCCCGGCGCAAAGAGCGGTTGCAGAAAATTATCAGCATCTCCGGTATCGGCAATCCAACGCGCCACATATAAATCACAGCGCTCGCGGATCAGATTGACGTCGAGATAGTTTTTGAACGGCACGGTCACAAGCGAACATTTGACGCCGACTGCTTCCAGATCCTGCACCAGCAGTTTCGTCATCTGATTGAACACAGAATTTTCCATGCCTTCGCGATACAAAATGCGCAGCGGCTGACCGGTAGCCTGTGCGCCAGCCTGCGCGATCAGCTCCTTGGCTTTACGGACATCATATTCATAGCCGCGCAGTCCCGTATCCTCGAGAATCGCGGGCGGCAACGGCCCTTTCGATTCACTGCCTAAACCGCCCAGCACCTGCGCGATGATCTTCTGCTTGTCCACCGCATGGTTCAGCGCCTGACGCAGCCTGACGTCTTTCAGCCACGGCGAGGCGGACATCATGTTAAATCCCGCATAATAGCTGCCCATGATGCTGCTCGGCCGGATGACGGTTTCCGGACGGCCTTTCAGCTTGTCGAGCGATGCCTTATTGTCGACGAAGATGAAGTCGTACTTTCCGGCGATAAAGCCATCCGCCGGATCCTCGCCCGACAAGTCGACCCGTACTTTCGCAGCATACGCCTCACCGTTGAAGAATTCAGGGAACGACGTCATGTCGCAGTGATCCTCTTTCACGTCGAGGATATAGGGTCCGCAACCGACGAGCTTACCGCGTTCCACTTCTTCTTTCGCAAGGACGGCGCAGTAAAACTGGCCGAGATTGAGCAGGAAACCGCTGTAGGGCGAGGAAAGGCGCAAACTGATGCGATAGCGGTCGAGCACCTCTATGCCCGCCACGCTCGATGCGCGTCCGGCCATGAATTCTTCCGCCCCGGCCACATATTGCAGGCACCAGGAATTCGGCGAATTCGTCTTCGGACTGAGCAGCATCTCATACGTATAGCGGATGTCTTCCGCCGTGATCTCCCGCCCATTGTGAAACTTTGCGCCGCGGCGCAAATTGAATACCCAGGTATCTTCGCCTTCCAGATGCCAGCTTTTCGCAATGCCCGGCGACAGATTCCCGGCCGCGTCGATCGACAGCAAGCCGGCATGCGAATTCGAGAGGATGTGGCCGCCGATGAATTCAGACGACATCGTCGGATTAAAGGTTGAGATCTCTTTGGGCAGACAAGTGCGCAGCGTCACGCCCAAAGAAGAGGGACTTTCGACTTTGTTCAGCATATGCTCAGTAAGATTTTTCAGGTTGCC
The Azotosporobacter soli DNA segment above includes these coding regions:
- a CDS encoding ABC transporter substrate-binding protein yields the protein MFFSFKKRQAEDVVRDVPEKQTLAKQSGDELATLKHNQKCVVAKIGNKIEETGIAAESLIEITDSIAGSVERQMESIDKVVDEITQYSALAQEVFASTESSKHIARQTIDVAQEGSVAVGESIRAMNEIRQAVEAAKSVVNDLNGQAAHINQLLSVIKDITESTNLLSLNASIEAARAGEAGRGFAVVAQEVKNLAQRSDESIGYINQTIQEINCSLARTLESMDTIIHRVADGSETADGTAKVFNTIIDTVKKNSDVYEEIHMAISKQTSSLENVVDSTQSMGEAFRRLTSDTELASLYIQFVNTSLAALSDASGNLKNLTEHMLNKVESPSSLGVTLRTCLPKEISTFNPTMSSEFIGGHILSNSHAGLLSIDAAGNLSPGIAKSWHLEGEDTWVFNLRRGAKFHNGREITAEDIRYTYEMLLSPKTNSPNSWCLQYVAGAEEFMAGRASSVAGIEVLDRYRISLRLSSPYSGFLLNLGQFYCAVLAKEEVERGKLVGCGPYILDVKEDHCDMTSFPEFFNGEAYAAKVRVDLSGEDPADGFIAGKYDFIFVDNKASLDKLKGRPETVIRPSSIMGSYYAGFNMMSASPWLKDVRLRQALNHAVDKQKIIAQVLGGLGSESKGPLPPAILEDTGLRGYEYDVRKAKELIAQAGAQATGQPLRILYREGMENSVFNQMTKLLVQDLEAVGVKCSLVTVPFKNYLDVNLIRERCDLYVARWIADTGDADNFLQPLFAPGLKTNRSSYNNESVNRKLADAMTIINPKRRKEQYREIQREIVKDAPWIFIYHPSLGVVSRKGVSGLKLTPLGLFKYDDVIVE